In the Gorilla gorilla gorilla isolate KB3781 chromosome 10, NHGRI_mGorGor1-v2.1_pri, whole genome shotgun sequence genome, one interval contains:
- the LOC101140842 gene encoding LOW QUALITY PROTEIN: golgin subfamily A member 2 (The sequence of the model RefSeq protein was modified relative to this genomic sequence to represent the inferred CDS: inserted 1 base in 1 codon; substituted 1 base at 1 genomic stop codon), with amino-acid sequence MPRVFLQVELKSQEAQSLQQQQDQYLGHLQQYVVTYQQLISEEEELHNQLLLQTQLVDRLQQQKAQSKAVAKMGCQELRETQELLEAISQQNQQPQAQLSLMALPGEGDGLDSEEEEEVPQPMPSIPEDLESQKAMVAFFNSAVASAKEEQARLCGQLKEXHCQHLAHLLALAQKEPEAAAPAPRTGGDSMCGETHQALQGAMEKLQSRFMELMQEKVDLKERVEELEHCCIXLSGQRQTPSGSGKPGHGKESCTLVRGAPASESCPPAGEYIALYQSQRAVRKEEHQEEEECISRLAQDKGEVKVKLLELALWLVDDCNKWHGRFLAAAQNPADEPTPGAPAPRNCHGTYGGPWGLDGQQARKPDLAVIASCPTGFLQSEFMALPPSGQSRLHRMRAC; translated from the exons ATGCCCAGGGTCTTTCTGCAGGTGGAGCTGAAGAGCCAGGAGGCTCAGAgtctgcagcagcagcaggaccAGTACCTGGGTCATCTGCAGCAGTATGTGGTCACCTATCAGCAGCTGATCTCTGAGGAGGAGGAGCTGCACAACCAGTTACTGCTGCAGACCCAGCTCGTGGACCGGCTGCAGCAGCAGAAAGCTCAAAGCAAAGCTGTGGCCAAGATGGGCTGCCAAGAGTTGCGGGAGACCCAG GAGCTCCTGGAAGCTATCAGCCAGCAGAACCAGCAGCCTCAGGCCCAGTTGAGCCTCATGGCTCTCCCTGGGGAAG GAGATGGACTGgacagtgaggaggaggaggaggtgcctCAGCCCATGCCAAGCATCCCGGAGGATCTAGAGAGCCAGAAGGCCATG GTGGCATTTTTCAACTCAGCTGTAGCTAGTGCCAAGGAGGAGCAGGCACGGCTATGTGGGCAGCTGAAGG TGCACTGCCAGCACCTGGCtcatctgctggccttggcccaGAAGGAACCTgaggcagcagccccagccccaagAACTGGGGGTGATTCCATGTGTGGGGAGACCCACCAGGCCCTGCAGGGGgccatggagaagctgcag AGCCGCTTTATGGAGCTCATGCAGGAGAAGGTGGACTTGAAGGAGAGGGTGGAGGAACTGGAACATTGCTGCATCTAGCTGTCTGGACAGAGACAGACACCATCGGGGAGTGGGAAGCCAGGGCACGGCAAAGAGAGCTGCACATTGGTCAGAGGGGCCCCAGCGTCTGAGTCCTGTCCTCCTGCAGGAGAGTACATTGCACTGTACCAGAGCCAGAGGGCAGTGCGGAAGGAGGAgcaccaggaggaggaggagtgcaTCAGCAGGCTGGCCCAGGACAAGGGAGAGGTGAAG GTGAAGCTGCTGGAGCTGGCGTTGTGGCTTGTGGACGACTGCAACAAGTGGCATGGCAGATTCCTGGCAGCTGCCCAGAACCCTGCTGATGAGCCCACTCCAGGGGCCCCCGCCCCCCG GAACTGCCATGGCACCTATGGGGGACCATGGGGCCTGGACGGCCAACAGGCTCGGAAGCCTGATCTAGCAGTG ATTGCCAGCTGCCCCACAGGCTTCCTCCAATCTGAGTTCATGGCCCTGCCCCCTAGTGGCCAGAGCCGGCTTCACAGGATGAGAGCCTGCTAA